A single genomic interval of Sebastes umbrosus isolate fSebUmb1 chromosome 11, fSebUmb1.pri, whole genome shotgun sequence harbors:
- the gnl1 gene encoding guanine nucleotide-binding protein-like 1, which produces MPRKKPFSNKQKKKQLQVKRERKRGDTGSGPSSRNASVERGGERQSDTSDSETTDVRRINQQPSGREGRYDPNRFRLHFEKESKEDVEKRKKVAREKVLQPALDKELEININDIYPSDKGLGFPRRPSWSYDMTRESLQRKEEKSFREYLDDLHSRNPSGSLSHFEHNLETWRQLWRVLEMSDVILLIVDIRHPVLQFPPTLYHYITGDLQKHVILVLNKADLCPPPLVIAWKHYMTSQFPHLQIVCFTSHPGQPYSTVLQKKRMRKKADWCHAGGPLDILKACQEITAGRVDLSSWEQKIQRDAVAEQRDGERPDEGAESVLVEHQTDSAMEMGSPSQELYKDGVLTVGCIGLPNVGKSSVINSLVARKVVSVSRTPGHTKYFQTYYLTPTVKLCDCPGLVFPSLVDKQLQILAGIYPVSQLQEPYSSVGYLCERTPFLSVLKLIHPSLLEEKPHNRNQRSDELNWTAWEVCESWAERRGYKTAKAARHDVYRAANSLLRLAVDGRLCLCLRPPGYSCLKEHWEHHPDLPDIVALQGRTTAAEGTGERDDDDDGESSTEPEEERDRDADDDEDGDDEDEGFGDARRKEEKPSGFTVNMYNVLRENECE; this is translated from the exons ATGCCCCGTAAAAAGCCATTTAGCaacaaacagaagaagaaacagcTTCAAGTCAAAcgcgagagaaagagag GTGACACAGGTTCAGGGCCGAGCAGCCGCAATGCCAGTGTGGAGCGAGGAGGAGAGCGACAGTCGGACACCTCAGACAGTGAGACCACTGATGTTAGGAGAATAAATCAGCAGCCCTCCGGCAGAGAAGGTAGATATGACCCCAACAG GTTTCGACTGCACTTTGAGAAGGAGAGTAAAGAGGACGtagaaaagaggaagaaggTGGCCAGGGAGAAGGTGCTGCAGCCTGCCTTGGACAAAGAACTTGAGATCAACATCAATGACATCTACCCCTCCGATAAAG GTCTTGGTTTCCCACGACGGCCGTCCTGGAGTTATGACATGACACGAGAGAGCCtgcagaggaaagaggagaagtcGTTCAGAGAGTACCTGGATGACCTGCACTCCAGAAACCCATCTGGCTCTCTCAGCCACTTTGAGCACAATCTGGAG ACATGGAGGCAGCTATGGAGAGTGCTGGAGATGTCAGACGTCATCCTGCTCATCGTGGACATCAGGCACCCG GTGCTGCAGTTCCCTCCAACCCTTTACCACTACATCACAGGAGATCTCCAGAAGCATGTGATCCTGGTGTTGAACAAAGCCGACCTGTGTCCTCCCCCACTGGTGATCGCCTGGAAACACTACATGACCTCCCAGTTCCCCCACCTGCAAATAGTCTGCTTCACCTCCCACCCTGGACAGCCCTACAGCACAG TGCTccagaagaagaggatgaggaagaaggCTGACTGGTGTCACGCAGGAGGTCCTTTAGATATCCTGAAGGCCTGTCAGGAGATCACAGCAGGGAGAG ttgaCCTATCCAGCTGGGAGCAGAAGATACAGAGAGATGCTGTTGCTGAGCAACGGGATGGGGAGCGACCCGATGAAGGAGCAGAGTCGGTGCTGGTAGAGCATCAAACTGACAGCGCTATGGAAATGGGCAGCCCATCCCAGGAGCTCTACAAAGATGGGGTTCTCACAGTGGGCTGCATAG GCTTACCAAATGTTGGTAAATCATCTGTTATAAACAGCCTGGTGGCGAGGAAGGTAGTGAGCGTGTCCCGAACCCCAGGCCACACCAAATACTTCCAGACCTACTACCTCACCCCGACAGTCAAACTCTGCGACTGCCCTGGACTGGTTTTCCCTTCCCTTGTTGATAAACAGTTGCAG ATTCTGGCGGGCATCTACCCAGTTTCCCAGCTGCAGGAGCCCTACAGCTCAGTTGGTTATCTGTGCGAAAGGACCCCTTTCCTCTCTGTGCTGAAGCTCATACATCCCAGTTTACTGGAGGAAAAACCCCATAATAGAAACCAGAGGTCTGATGAGCTCAACTGGACTGCCTGGGAAGTGTGCGAGT CctgggcagagaggagaggctaTAAGACAGCAAAAGCAGCTCGCCACGATGTTTACCGTGCAGCTAACAGTCTCCTGCGGTTGGCAGTTGATGGCAGATTATGCCTCTGCCTGAGACCACCTGGCTACAGCTGCCTGAAAG AGCACTGGGAACATCACCCAGACCTGCCAGACATTGTGGCTCTGCAGGGAAGGACGACAGCGGCGGAAGGAACGGGAGAGAGGGACGACGATGATGACGGAGAGTCCAGCACCGagccagaggaagagagagaccgGGACGCAGACGATGATGAggatggagatgatgaagatgagggGTTTGGAGATGCAAGACGGAAGGAAGAGAAGCCATCTGGCTTCACCGTCAACATGTACAATGTCCTTCGGGAAAACGAGTGTGAGTGA